The Benincasa hispida cultivar B227 chromosome 11, ASM972705v1, whole genome shotgun sequence genome has a segment encoding these proteins:
- the LOC120092176 gene encoding transcription factor DIVARICATA-like produces MKRGIGILSPATYLRNSGWSKWTPEENKRFENALALFDRDTPDRWLKVAAMIPGKTVGDVVKQYRELVEDVSDIEAGRIPIPGYTVGNSFVLEWSNDDGGFTPMYIGAGKRGGSGRPSDQERKKGVPWTEDEHRKFLMGLKKYGKGDWRNISRNFVTTRTPTQVASHAQKYFIRQLNGGKDKRRSSIHDITTTHLFDNPIQSSLDKTSPPSYVGVTMAPLCGISSLGPKLIQDQIFLRENFHGCQNNNVFQVQREQQYQ; encoded by the exons ATGAAACGAGGAATTGGGATTCTGTCTCCGGCCACCTACTTGCGAAATTCCGGCTGGTCCAAGTGGACGCCGGAGGAGAACAAACGGTTTGAAAATGCTTTGGCTTTGTTCGACAGAGATACGCCGGACCGGTGGCTGAAAGTCGCCGCCATGATTCCCGGAAAAACAGTTGGCGATGTGGTGAAACAGTACAGAGAGTTAGTGGAGGACGTGAGTGATATTGAAGCAGGGCGTATTCCGATTCCGGGGTATACCGTCGGCAACTCTTTTGTGTTGGAGTGGTCGAATGACGATGGTGGGTTTACGCCGATGTACATCGGCGCCGGGAAGAGAGGCGGCTCCGGTCGGCCTTCTGATCAGGAAAGGAAGAAGGGAGTGCCTTGGACTGAAGACGAGCACAG AAAATTCTTGATGGGTTTGAAGAAGTATGGTAAAGGAGATTGGCGAAACATCTCTCGCAACTTCGTCACAACGAGGACTCCAACACAAGTGGCTAGTCACGCTCAAAAATATTTCATCAGACAACTCAATGGAGGGAAAGACAAGAGAAGGTCAAGCATTCACGATATTACCACTACTCATCTTTTCGATAACCCGATTCAATCCAGTCTAGACAAAACATCCCCACCTTCTTACGTCGGAGTTACAATGGCTCCGCTTTGTGGGATCTCTTCACTTGGACCCAAACTAATACAAGACCAAATCTTTCTTAGAGAGAACTTCCATGGCTGCCAAAATAACAATGTCTTTCAAGTGCAAAGGGAGCAACAATACCAGTGA